Proteins encoded together in one Bacteroidota bacterium window:
- a CDS encoding phosphotransferase family protein, producing the protein MPPEQPAASPFPFNVEKLHAYLQSTLGLRGPATIGQFPHGFSNLTYRVILDDEKQGPLQLVVRRPPVGADVQGGHNMTREWMMLDKLHGHLPVPKPLAYEGFGYVIGAPFYVMERVHGVILRGTTADIPDATTVAGIAETFVDTFAMLHGLDLETIGLAEFGKPEGYVRRQVEGWTQRWQRAQTDPVPDIDRACAWLDEHQPGESYTSASVASLIHNDFKHDNLILDPDDLTQIRAILDWELATVGDPLMDLGSTLGYWIEPSDHPVLQSLNVSPTTWPGTPTREEFVAHYEAATGRPVEHVVFYYVYGLVKLAVIAQQIYARWQAGVATDARFEHLIHAVRACGETAVRAIERQRISALFD; encoded by the coding sequence ATGCCTCCTGAGCAGCCTGCGGCGTCGCCCTTCCCGTTCAACGTCGAGAAGCTCCACGCCTATCTCCAGAGCACTCTTGGTCTGCGAGGCCCGGCGACGATCGGCCAGTTCCCCCATGGCTTCTCCAACCTGACCTACCGCGTCATCCTGGACGACGAGAAGCAGGGGCCCCTCCAACTCGTGGTGCGGCGTCCGCCCGTCGGCGCGGACGTGCAGGGCGGGCACAACATGACGCGGGAGTGGATGATGCTCGATAAGCTGCACGGGCATCTCCCGGTCCCCAAGCCGCTCGCCTACGAGGGCTTTGGGTATGTGATCGGTGCCCCGTTCTACGTGATGGAGCGCGTCCACGGCGTCATCCTGCGCGGAACGACGGCCGACATCCCCGACGCGACGACGGTCGCGGGCATCGCGGAGACGTTTGTGGACACCTTCGCGATGCTGCACGGCCTCGATCTGGAGACGATCGGGCTGGCGGAGTTCGGCAAGCCCGAGGGCTACGTCCGCCGCCAAGTCGAGGGCTGGACGCAGCGCTGGCAGCGGGCGCAGACCGACCCGGTGCCTGACATCGACCGCGCGTGTGCCTGGCTCGACGAGCACCAGCCGGGCGAGTCGTACACCAGCGCCTCCGTAGCGTCGCTCATCCACAACGACTTCAAGCACGACAACCTCATCCTCGACCCAGACGACCTCACGCAGATCCGCGCCATCCTCGACTGGGAGCTGGCGACCGTCGGCGATCCGCTCATGGACCTCGGCAGCACGCTCGGCTACTGGATCGAGCCCAGTGACCACCCGGTGCTCCAGAGCCTCAACGTCAGCCCGACGACCTGGCCGGGCACGCCGACACGCGAGGAGTTCGTGGCGCACTACGAGGCTGCGACCGGGCGCCCTGTTGAGCATGTGGTGTTCTACTACGTCTACGGCCTCGTCAAGCTCGCCGTGATTGCGCAGCAGATCTACGCGCGCTGGCAAGCCGGCGTGGCGACCGACGCGCGCTTCGAGCACCTCATCCACGCTGTGCGCGCGTGCGGCGAGACGGCGGTCCGTGCCATCGAGCGGCAGCGCATCTCGGCGCTGTTCGACTGA
- a CDS encoding DoxX family protein has product MPARLTAWADAHRDIALDLIRIYLGVGLFARGIVFLNDSGAVVELAGADGGELSSVALAHYVGLAHLGGGLLLAVGMITRVAALLQIPVLFGAAFFVHFPESFLAANQSFAFSALVLALLCVYAVWGGGRWSLDRAITRWNAANAKKEAQIVESRLREIRERDRERSRRLAAERAMAPRRSEEPEAPPCVHGYDRNDPHVVAERTYSPISSLRFVLGTHPRPSSVTFRCKKCKGVVEVATDPEVMETYRFER; this is encoded by the coding sequence ATGCCTGCTCGCCTCACCGCCTGGGCCGACGCCCACCGCGACATCGCCCTGGACCTCATCCGCATCTACCTCGGCGTTGGCCTGTTCGCACGCGGCATCGTCTTTCTCAACGATTCCGGTGCCGTCGTCGAACTGGCGGGGGCCGATGGGGGCGAGCTCTCGTCCGTGGCGCTCGCCCACTACGTCGGCCTAGCCCACCTCGGCGGAGGGCTCTTGCTCGCCGTCGGCATGATCACGCGCGTCGCGGCGCTCCTCCAGATTCCGGTGCTCTTCGGCGCGGCATTCTTCGTCCACTTCCCCGAGTCATTCCTGGCAGCGAACCAGTCGTTCGCGTTCTCGGCGCTGGTCCTCGCGTTGCTCTGCGTCTACGCGGTCTGGGGCGGCGGCCGTTGGTCTCTGGACCGAGCGATCACGCGTTGGAATGCTGCGAACGCGAAGAAGGAGGCCCAGATCGTCGAGAGCCGACTCCGGGAGATCCGGGAGCGGGATCGCGAGCGCAGCCGTCGGCTCGCCGCGGAGCGCGCAATGGCCCCGCGTCGCTCCGAGGAGCCCGAGGCACCGCCCTGTGTTCATGGCTACGACCGGAACGACCCGCACGTCGTAGCGGAGCGGACGTACAGCCCGATTTCGAGCCTCCGGTTCGTCCTCGGCACCCACCCGCGGCCGAGTTCTGTCACCTTCCGTTGCAAGAAGTGCAAGGGCGTCGTCGAGGTGGCTACGGATCCCGAGGTGATGGAGACGTACCGTTTCGAACGCTAG
- a CDS encoding sulfotransferase family 2 domain-containing protein has product MTQDLRPTTQAPQLVVVHVEKTAGTALIKALIEPNAPGYMRSASVTRYARHGWKAPAFIGHIPHGLHRFTRRPVRYATVIREPLERAVSWYYYIRGQDDIDLWERHPLRNFADRVTLVQFYRDERFENRQARFMAGLHYDRLYPTLRRSTLFRQRLLDAAKRNLESCAVFGVQDRFQDTVRAFEHTLGWTYAPQEKRWAAATKRRTLQDIDDLNPKILPKLRECHDLDYELYFFAQQLFQARYGWLAKTKVDL; this is encoded by the coding sequence ATGACCCAGGACCTGCGCCCCACGACCCAGGCCCCTCAGCTTGTCGTCGTTCACGTTGAGAAGACGGCGGGGACGGCGCTCATCAAGGCGCTCATCGAGCCGAACGCGCCGGGCTACATGCGCTCGGCGAGCGTCACCCGCTACGCGCGCCACGGCTGGAAGGCCCCGGCCTTCATCGGCCACATCCCGCACGGGCTGCACCGCTTCACGCGCCGCCCCGTCCGCTACGCGACCGTGATCCGCGAGCCGCTGGAACGCGCGGTGAGTTGGTACTACTACATCCGCGGCCAGGACGACATCGACCTCTGGGAGCGCCACCCGCTGCGCAACTTCGCCGACCGAGTCACACTCGTGCAGTTCTACCGCGACGAGCGCTTCGAGAACCGCCAGGCGCGCTTCATGGCAGGCCTGCACTACGACCGGCTCTACCCGACGCTCCGCCGCAGCACGCTCTTCCGTCAGCGCCTCCTCGACGCGGCGAAGCGCAACTTGGAGTCGTGCGCCGTCTTCGGCGTGCAGGATCGCTTCCAGGACACCGTCCGCGCCTTCGAGCACACGCTCGGCTGGACCTACGCGCCGCAGGAGAAGCGCTGGGCCGCCGCCACCAAGCGCCGTACCCTCCAGGACATCGACGACCTCAACCCGAAGATCCTCCCGAAGCTCCGCGAGTGCCACGACCTCGACTACGAGCTCTACTTCTTCGCCCAGCAGCTCTTCCAGGCGCGCTACGGCTGGCTCGCGAAGACAAAGGTCGATTTATGA
- a CDS encoding DUF4293 domain-containing protein encodes MIQRKQSIFLLLAGVCLAAFLTLSAAWTVGPITALSWFSTTAYILGGMTAVVAFASILLYKQRAQQQRVATVAQWLDLALIAVVVVALGLTFQDSDAGPPAEWLLTYWSLTLPMVAYVFIWLAKRGIAADIALVKSMDRLR; translated from the coding sequence ATGATCCAGCGTAAACAATCGATCTTTCTGCTCCTGGCTGGGGTGTGCCTGGCTGCGTTTCTCACGCTCAGCGCGGCCTGGACCGTCGGCCCCATCACAGCGCTCTCGTGGTTCTCGACGACCGCGTACATCCTGGGCGGCATGACGGCCGTGGTCGCCTTTGCGAGCATCTTGCTCTACAAGCAGCGCGCCCAGCAGCAGCGCGTCGCCACGGTTGCGCAGTGGCTCGATCTGGCGCTCATCGCGGTCGTGGTCGTGGCGCTCGGGCTGACCTTCCAGGACAGTGACGCCGGTCCGCCTGCCGAGTGGCTGCTCACCTACTGGAGCCTGACGCTGCCCATGGTCGCCTACGTCTTCATCTGGCTCGCCAAGCGCGGCATCGCCGCCGATATCGCCCTCGTGAAGTCGATGGACCGGCTCCGCTAG
- a CDS encoding biopolymer transporter ExbD has translation MPLLKRRTTREAEIPTSSMADIAFLLLIFFLVTTTIDVDTGIYMELPPPLEDTEPPEISDRNLLTVLVNRDGDVLVEGEFMTLGDIRQEVIRHVTNNGADPNYADTPSKAIVSFKTERQASYEMYVDVLDELRSAYVDIRDGYARSNFGAPDYATYKERLPADQEDQVADAFPIKISLAEPDAGTGG, from the coding sequence ATGCCTCTTCTCAAACGCCGCACGACCCGCGAGGCCGAGATCCCGACGTCGTCCATGGCCGACATCGCGTTCCTGCTGCTGATCTTCTTCCTCGTGACCACCACCATCGACGTGGACACGGGCATCTACATGGAACTGCCGCCGCCGCTCGAAGACACCGAGCCGCCGGAGATCAGCGACCGTAACCTGCTCACGGTGCTTGTCAACCGCGACGGCGACGTGCTCGTGGAGGGCGAGTTCATGACGCTCGGCGACATCCGCCAGGAGGTCATCCGCCACGTCACCAACAACGGCGCGGACCCGAACTACGCGGACACGCCCTCGAAGGCCATCGTCTCGTTCAAGACGGAGCGCCAAGCGAGCTACGAGATGTATGTCGATGTGCTCGACGAACTGCGTAGCGCCTACGTCGACATCCGCGACGGCTATGCCCGCAGCAACTTCGGGGCCCCGGACTACGCCACCTATAAGGAGCGTCTCCCAGCCGACCAGGAGGACCAGGTCGCCGATGCGTTCCCGATCAAGATCTCGCTCGCGGAGCCAGACGCTGGCACGGGTGGCTGA
- a CDS encoding S41 family peptidase, with product MRNTRTLVLAGCCILLVGLLLGMQVRDAASSDDPYQNLKKLEEAYSYVTRNYVDRVDSADLAEDAILGMIEGLDPHSVYIDAEEMRSVRENFDASFQGIGIYYEFIDGEDDQDTLAVLRPIVGGPSEEAGLEPGDRILTIDDTTALGFSTEEVQRYLKGPKGTRVDVTVRRRGFRDPLAFTITRDDIPLNTLVAAHMVDDETGYIKLQRFARSTYDEFMTAMNDLSDEGMERLVLDLRGNVGGYMDQAVKIVDEFLPNDEMIVYTDSRHVAYNREYTATPGGSFEGKPLIVLVDENSASASEIVAGAVQDHDRAVIVGRRTFGKGLVQQQFQLNDGAVLQMTISRYFTPSGRLIQTAYERGAGAEDYYEGKLAVREGEIEAVEESGRSVLPSTELAAAYPDSLRFETDAGRDVFGGGGILPDYVVVPDSAGPTLRTVIRQSLDSQFARDFLDGTPAFRGSWGDREREFIREYRLSDDLWTEFLAYADAQGVPVVDEATEDTEESVFVEDQLARERGDVEARIKAFLARRLYGVDAFYPVIQNVDRTFQEALLLWPAVGDLADLRASVD from the coding sequence ATGCGAAACACCCGAACCCTCGTCCTCGCTGGCTGCTGCATCCTCCTCGTCGGTCTCCTGCTCGGCATGCAGGTCCGCGACGCCGCCTCCAGCGACGACCCCTACCAGAACCTCAAGAAGCTCGAAGAGGCCTACAGCTACGTCACGCGCAACTACGTCGACCGCGTGGACTCGGCCGACCTCGCCGAAGACGCCATCCTCGGCATGATCGAGGGCCTCGACCCGCACTCAGTCTACATCGACGCCGAGGAGATGCGCAGCGTCCGCGAGAACTTCGACGCCTCGTTCCAGGGCATCGGCATCTACTACGAGTTCATCGACGGCGAGGACGACCAGGACACGCTCGCCGTGCTGCGGCCTATCGTCGGCGGGCCGAGCGAGGAGGCGGGCCTCGAACCGGGCGACCGCATCCTCACCATCGATGACACGACCGCGCTCGGCTTTTCCACTGAGGAGGTCCAGCGCTACCTCAAGGGGCCAAAGGGCACGCGGGTTGACGTGACGGTGCGCCGCCGCGGCTTCCGCGACCCGCTCGCCTTCACCATCACCCGCGACGACATCCCGCTCAACACGCTCGTGGCCGCGCACATGGTGGACGACGAGACGGGCTACATCAAGCTCCAGCGCTTCGCGCGCTCGACCTACGACGAGTTCATGACGGCCATGAACGACCTCAGCGACGAGGGCATGGAGCGCCTCGTGCTTGACCTACGCGGCAACGTCGGCGGCTACATGGACCAGGCCGTCAAGATCGTCGACGAGTTCCTCCCGAACGACGAGATGATCGTCTACACGGACAGCCGCCACGTGGCGTACAACCGGGAGTACACCGCCACCCCAGGCGGCTCGTTCGAGGGCAAGCCGCTCATCGTGCTCGTGGACGAGAACTCGGCCTCGGCGAGCGAGATCGTGGCGGGCGCCGTGCAGGACCACGACCGCGCCGTGATCGTCGGGCGGCGCACCTTCGGCAAGGGCCTCGTGCAGCAGCAGTTCCAACTCAACGACGGCGCTGTGCTCCAGATGACTATCTCGCGCTACTTCACGCCGAGCGGCCGCCTCATCCAGACCGCCTACGAGCGCGGCGCTGGCGCTGAAGACTACTACGAGGGCAAGCTTGCCGTCCGCGAGGGCGAGATCGAAGCCGTCGAGGAGTCCGGCCGCTCCGTGCTGCCCTCGACCGAACTGGCGGCGGCCTACCCCGACAGCCTCCGCTTCGAAACCGACGCCGGGCGCGACGTCTTCGGCGGCGGCGGCATCCTGCCCGACTACGTCGTCGTGCCCGACTCGGCAGGCCCGACGCTCCGGACGGTGATTCGCCAGAGCCTTGACAGCCAGTTCGCCCGCGACTTCCTCGACGGGACGCCGGCCTTCCGCGGAAGCTGGGGTGACCGCGAGCGCGAGTTCATCCGTGAGTACCGCCTCAGCGACGACCTCTGGACCGAATTCCTGGCCTACGCCGACGCCCAAGGCGTGCCGGTCGTGGACGAGGCTACCGAAGACACCGAAGAGTCCGTGTTCGTGGAAGACCAGCTAGCCCGCGAGCGCGGCGACGTGGAGGCGCGCATCAAGGCGTTTCTAGCGCGGCGGCTCTATGGCGTGGACGCGTTCTACCCGGTGATCCAGAACGTGGACCGCACCTTCCAGGAGGCGCTCCTGCTGTGGCCCGCTGTGGGCGACCTCGCCGACTTGCGAGCGTCTGTGGACTAG
- a CDS encoding biopolymer transporter ExbD — MAHFTKKASTKQEIPTASLPDIIFMLLIFFMVTTVLREVTLLVQNALPQAEAIEKIEQKRLVSYIYIGEAKEGDLRGEPAVQIDDALVEDINTIRDTMYRKLQEEPRMIVSLKVDSDSETGLLYDVQQELRVAQALRINYSTRRELPN; from the coding sequence ATGGCTCACTTTACTAAGAAGGCCAGCACCAAGCAGGAGATTCCGACCGCGTCGCTGCCGGACATCATCTTCATGCTGCTCATCTTCTTTATGGTCACGACGGTCCTCCGCGAGGTGACGCTGCTCGTGCAGAACGCGCTCCCGCAGGCCGAAGCCATCGAGAAGATCGAGCAGAAGCGGCTCGTCTCGTATATCTACATTGGCGAAGCCAAGGAGGGCGACCTCCGGGGCGAGCCTGCGGTCCAGATCGACGACGCGCTCGTGGAGGACATCAACACGATCCGCGACACGATGTACCGCAAGCTCCAGGAGGAGCCCCGCATGATCGTCTCGCTGAAGGTGGATTCCGACTCGGAGACGGGTCTCCTCTACGATGTGCAGCAGGAGCTACGCGTGGCGCAGGCACTTCGCATCAACTACTCGACGCGGCGCGAACTGCCCAACTAG
- a CDS encoding MotA/TolQ/ExbB proton channel family protein, which yields MKYYALLLLQEAAANDTFANELVKRFNEGGQWMWPVLISLVIGLAIAFERIITLNRADINTRKFIRSVKDALESGGISAAEEVCANQRGPVASVVQAGLLRYDEGIDAVEKAVVSYGSIEMSFLERGLVWLSLFISLAPMFGFLGTVVGMVEAFDAIEQAGDISPSLVAGGIKVALLTTVGGLIVAIILQVFYNYCVSKIDRIVVEMEEASVELIDALAMMQMGRPLRDSIATSEQGQIESGS from the coding sequence ATGAAATACTACGCGCTGCTGTTGCTACAGGAAGCCGCCGCGAATGACACGTTCGCCAACGAACTCGTCAAGCGCTTCAACGAAGGCGGCCAATGGATGTGGCCGGTGCTTATCTCGCTCGTGATCGGCCTCGCCATCGCGTTCGAACGCATCATCACGCTCAACCGCGCCGACATCAACACCCGCAAGTTCATCCGCAGCGTCAAGGACGCGCTGGAGAGCGGCGGCATCTCCGCAGCCGAGGAAGTCTGCGCCAACCAGCGCGGCCCCGTGGCCTCGGTCGTGCAGGCGGGCCTGCTGCGCTACGACGAGGGTATCGACGCTGTCGAGAAGGCGGTCGTCTCCTACGGCTCCATCGAGATGAGCTTCCTGGAGCGCGGCCTCGTGTGGCTCTCGCTCTTCATCTCGCTCGCCCCGATGTTCGGCTTCCTCGGGACGGTCGTCGGGATGGTCGAGGCGTTCGACGCCATCGAGCAGGCGGGTGACATCTCGCCGAGCCTCGTGGCCGGTGGCATCAAGGTCGCCCTCCTGACGACGGTCGGCGGCCTGATCGTGGCCATCATCCTGCAGGTGTTCTACAACTACTGCGTCTCGAAGATCGACCGCATCGTGGTCGAGATGGAGGAAGCCTCCGTCGAACTGATCGACGCGCTGGCCATGATGCAGATGGGCCGCCCGCTGCGCGACAGCATCGCCACCTCGGAGCAGGGCCAGATCGAGTCTGGCTCCTAA
- a CDS encoding aminopeptidase P family protein, with amino-acid sequence MSSPLVPFSPRVYAPRRVRLAADLVAAGESGLALIPGNPSAPMNYAGNHYGFRQDGTFRYFFGLNQPGHVGVVDLDAGTATLYGPEASLDDVVWEGPQPSLAERAQAIGAQAAKPLADLGPAVLAAIDAGRPVHIVPPYRAATKQHLAGLLGTLPDTLGGHVSEPLIHAIVAQRSVKSDAEVAEIERALAVTNAMHRLAMRHAKPGTAEWETAGWMRGAALAGGGDVSFPIILTARGETLHNHPTGTPLKRGDLVLADAGAVAPSGYAADITRTFPANGTFSEPQRMVYQAVLDAQTAALAAIAPGVPFRDVHLVAARRLAQALTALGLMRGDPEQAVAAGAHALFFPHGLGHIMGLDVHDMEALGEDHVGYDAEVTRSTQFGLSALRLGRRLQPGFVVTVEPGCYFIPALVQAWKAEGKHAAFLDYTEIERFLTMNEGRGFGGVRIEDDVLVTDDGMRVLGPAIPKTVAEVEAVCAEMSGGL; translated from the coding sequence ATGTCGTCTCCGCTCGTGCCGTTCTCGCCCCGCGTCTACGCCCCGCGCCGGGTGCGCCTCGCCGCCGACCTCGTGGCTGCGGGCGAGTCGGGCCTCGCACTCATCCCCGGGAACCCGTCGGCGCCGATGAACTACGCCGGCAACCACTACGGCTTCCGGCAGGACGGCACCTTCCGCTACTTCTTCGGCCTCAATCAGCCCGGCCACGTCGGCGTCGTGGATCTCGATGCAGGGACGGCGACGCTCTACGGCCCGGAGGCGTCGCTGGACGATGTGGTGTGGGAGGGACCGCAGCCGTCGCTGGCCGAACGCGCGCAGGCGATCGGGGCGCAGGCCGCCAAGCCGCTCGCCGACCTCGGCCCCGCCGTGCTCGCCGCCATCGACGCGGGCCGGCCGGTGCACATCGTCCCGCCCTACCGCGCGGCGACAAAGCAGCACCTCGCTGGGCTGCTCGGGACGCTCCCGGATACGCTCGGCGGCCACGTCTCGGAGCCGCTCATCCATGCGATTGTTGCTCAGCGTTCGGTCAAGTCCGACGCGGAGGTCGCCGAGATCGAGCGCGCGCTGGCCGTCACGAACGCGATGCACCGGCTCGCCATGCGCCACGCGAAGCCCGGCACGGCGGAGTGGGAGACGGCGGGCTGGATGCGCGGCGCGGCCCTCGCAGGCGGCGGCGACGTGTCGTTTCCGATCATCCTCACCGCGCGCGGCGAGACGCTCCACAACCACCCGACGGGCACGCCCCTCAAGCGCGGCGACCTCGTCTTGGCCGATGCGGGGGCCGTCGCGCCCTCGGGCTATGCCGCCGACATCACGCGGACGTTCCCCGCCAACGGCACCTTCTCCGAGCCGCAGCGGATGGTCTACCAGGCCGTCCTCGACGCGCAGACCGCCGCGCTCGCCGCCATCGCGCCGGGCGTGCCGTTCCGTGACGTGCACCTCGTGGCGGCGCGGCGGCTGGCGCAGGCGCTCACGGCGCTCGGGCTGATGCGCGGCGACCCGGAGCAGGCGGTCGCCGCGGGGGCCCATGCGCTCTTCTTTCCGCACGGCCTCGGTCACATCATGGGCCTCGACGTGCACGACATGGAGGCGCTCGGCGAGGACCACGTCGGCTACGACGCCGAGGTCACGCGCAGCACCCAGTTTGGGCTCTCCGCGCTGCGCCTCGGGCGGCGGCTCCAGCCCGGCTTCGTCGTGACCGTCGAGCCGGGATGCTACTTCATCCCGGCGCTCGTCCAAGCATGGAAGGCCGAAGGCAAGCACGCCGCGTTCCTCGACTACACCGAGATCGAGCGCTTCCTCACGATGAACGAGGGCCGGGGCTTCGGCGGCGTCCGCATCGAAGACGACGTCCTCGTCACCGACGACGGCATGCGTGTGCTCGGCCCCGCCATCCCAAAGACCGTCGCCGAAGTCGAGGCCGTCTGCGCCGAGATGAGCGGGGGGCTATGA
- a CDS encoding DUF5916 domain-containing protein — protein sequence MWTSALATTALVLLVLVSGLAAPLLAQSAQPALPTLEAERRSGRIAIDGRIDEAAWEAASVATDFVQREPDAGQPSSERTEALVLFDDDALYVAFRNYVADPSTYLARVSRRDTYPESDRVSVDIDGRGDGRTGYYFAVTAGGTQQDGVLFNDTDADDSWDGVYAVRTARTDYGWSAEFRIPLSQLRFDAGTPAWGLQLQRDIAHRDEASFWAPILPDVLGYVSRFGTLRGVGSLQPRARAEVLPYSALRLERLPGDEADPFFDANALRFAAGADLELGIGSDLTLNATFNPDFGQVEADPAVLNLTIFEDFFREQRPFFVEGTEIFDFGRTRTFNSDFAPRDFFYTRRIGASPRVGVGGTFVESPTETTIAGAAKFTGRIGDWDLGVLEAVTTSETARFANVDDEGNLVRGETTVQPWVNYGVVRARRGFRGGRSVFGGLVTATNRALGDGALLNDNLASGAYTVGLDFEHAFGGGRTWVLSGIGALSHVRGSTDFITRLQRRSIRYYQRPDAGYVSVDTAATSLSGLYSQVSFGKFSGRWLGSLTATTATPGFELNDLGFQTRADGLSLAGNVAYRQPRPSSPLLRYWELSSNQGLTWSYGGDLVTAYVRGFADLFFENRWGIFASAVVRPEVFDIRLTRGGPLMRKPGEVGGILTGYTDRSRTVYAEVQVDGELTGLDGSSASIQTELGWRPSPSVRLELEPEIYWQTNPLQFYRSTDDRNAAATFGRRYVFSDTRTTEFVFGARLDWTFTPELSFELFLRPSVFVVDYGQLKGLARPRTYDFDLFSDAQISEADGTLTIDADGDPGTADTFSIRRRVDFNERVLQGTAVLRWEYRPGSAVFLVWQHERVGDELVSNFDLGRDLGAVFDLPSENIFLVKVTYWLGR from the coding sequence ATGTGGACCTCCGCGCTCGCCACCACCGCGCTTGTCCTCCTCGTCCTCGTGTCGGGCTTAGCGGCGCCCCTCCTCGCTCAGTCCGCTCAACCCGCGCTGCCCACGCTTGAGGCGGAGCGCCGCAGCGGGCGCATTGCCATCGACGGACGCATCGACGAGGCCGCGTGGGAGGCGGCGTCCGTCGCGACCGACTTCGTCCAGCGCGAGCCGGATGCGGGCCAGCCGAGCAGCGAGCGCACCGAGGCCCTCGTGCTCTTCGACGACGACGCCCTCTACGTCGCCTTCCGCAACTACGTCGCCGACCCGAGCACCTACCTCGCCCGCGTCTCGCGCCGCGACACCTACCCGGAGAGCGACCGCGTCTCCGTGGACATCGACGGGCGGGGCGATGGGCGCACGGGCTACTATTTCGCCGTCACCGCGGGCGGTACGCAGCAGGACGGCGTGCTCTTCAACGACACCGACGCCGACGACAGCTGGGACGGCGTCTACGCGGTCCGCACGGCGCGCACCGACTACGGCTGGAGCGCCGAGTTTCGCATCCCGCTCTCCCAACTGCGCTTCGATGCGGGCACGCCGGCATGGGGGCTGCAGCTCCAGCGCGACATCGCCCACCGCGACGAAGCTTCGTTCTGGGCCCCGATTCTCCCCGACGTGCTCGGCTACGTGTCGCGCTTCGGCACGCTGCGCGGCGTCGGGAGCCTGCAGCCGCGCGCCCGCGCCGAGGTGCTGCCCTACTCCGCCCTCCGCCTGGAACGCCTCCCCGGCGACGAGGCCGACCCGTTCTTCGACGCCAACGCGCTTCGCTTCGCCGCCGGGGCCGACCTCGAACTCGGCATCGGGAGCGACCTCACGCTCAACGCCACGTTCAATCCCGACTTCGGGCAGGTCGAGGCTGACCCGGCCGTGCTCAACCTGACCATCTTCGAGGACTTCTTCCGCGAGCAGCGGCCCTTCTTCGTTGAGGGCACCGAGATCTTCGACTTTGGTCGCACGCGCACCTTCAATAGCGACTTCGCCCCCCGCGACTTCTTCTACACGCGCCGCATCGGGGCCAGCCCGCGCGTCGGCGTCGGCGGCACGTTCGTGGAGTCCCCGACGGAGACGACCATCGCCGGTGCTGCCAAGTTCACGGGGCGCATCGGCGACTGGGACCTCGGCGTCCTCGAAGCCGTCACCACCAGCGAGACGGCGCGCTTCGCCAACGTCGACGACGAGGGCAACCTCGTGCGCGGCGAGACGACCGTTCAGCCGTGGGTCAACTACGGCGTGGTGCGGGCGCGGCGCGGCTTCCGCGGCGGGCGCTCGGTGTTCGGCGGCCTCGTCACCGCGACCAACCGCGCGCTCGGCGATGGCGCGCTCCTGAATGACAACCTCGCCTCGGGCGCCTACACGGTCGGCCTCGACTTCGAGCACGCCTTCGGCGGCGGGCGAACCTGGGTGCTCAGCGGTATCGGCGCGCTGTCACACGTGCGCGGGAGCACCGACTTCATCACCCGGCTCCAGCGGCGCTCGATCCGCTACTACCAGCGCCCTGACGCGGGCTACGTCTCCGTCGACACGGCCGCCACGAGCCTCTCGGGGCTCTACAGCCAGGTGTCGTTCGGCAAGTTCTCAGGCCGCTGGCTCGGCTCGCTCACCGCCACCACGGCCACGCCCGGCTTCGAACTCAACGACCTCGGCTTCCAGACCCGCGCCGATGGGCTCTCGCTCGCGGGCAACGTCGCCTACCGGCAGCCGCGTCCCAGCAGTCCGCTGCTGCGCTACTGGGAACTGTCGTCCAACCAGGGCCTCACCTGGAGCTACGGCGGTGACCTCGTCACGGCCTATGTGCGTGGCTTCGCCGACCTCTTCTTCGAAAACCGGTGGGGCATCTTCGCGAGCGCCGTGGTGCGGCCCGAGGTGTTCGACATCCGCCTCACGCGCGGCGGCCCGCTGATGCGCAAGCCAGGCGAAGTCGGCGGCATCCTCACGGGCTACACCGACCGGAGCCGCACCGTTTACGCCGAAGTCCAGGTCGATGGCGAACTCACCGGGCTCGATGGCTCCTCGGCCAGCATCCAGACAGAGTTGGGCTGGCGACCGTCGCCCTCGGTGCGCCTCGAACTGGAGCCGGAGATCTACTGGCAGACCAACCCGCTTCAGTTCTATCGCAGCACCGACGACCGCAACGCTGCGGCCACGTTCGGCCGGCGCTACGTCTTCTCCGACACCCGCACGACTGAGTTTGTCTTTGGCGCACGCCTCGACTGGACGTTCACGCCCGAGCTGTCGTTCGAGCTGTTCCTCCGCCCGTCGGTCTTCGTGGTGGACTACGGCCAACTCAAAGGGCTCGCCCGTCCGCGCACGTACGACTTCGACCTCTTCAGCGACGCGCAGATCAGCGAGGCCGACGGCACGCTCACCATCGACGCCGATGGGGATCCGGGCACCGCCGACACGTTCAGCATCCGCCGCCGCGTCGACTTCAACGAGCGGGTGCTGCAGGGCACGGCGGTGCTGCGGTGGGAGTATCGCCCCGGCTCGGCGGTCTTCCTCGTCTGGCAGCACGAGCGCGTGGGCGACGAGCTCGTGAGCAACTTCGACCTCGGGCGCGACCTCGGCGCGGTGTTCGACCTGCCCTCGGAGAACATCTTCCTCGTCAAGGTGACCTACTGGCTCGGGCGCTAA